The sequence TCGAGGTAGTTGGTGCTGGTGTCGAGCGCGGTGACGCCCAGGTCCAGCGCTCCGGTCAGGAGCCGGCGTTCGTGACGAGACCGGTGTAGCCCGAGGACAACTCGGGGGTCAGGACCGCGCACAGCTCCTCCTTCACCAGGATCTCGGCGACCTCCACCACTTCGGCCCCTGCGACGGCCGTGGCCTGTTCCAGCACAACCGGCCTGCCGCTCAACAGCAGACGCAGCGCCGGCAGGGCCTTGGCCGCGAGGGTCAGCCTCTTCCCCGAGGCCAGGACATCGACGGTCTCCCCGCTCTCCCGTATCCGGGGAGGGAAGTGGGTGGTGCACACGACGGCGTCGAGCGGCCCGAGGATGTCGAGGAACGGCACATGCCTGGGCAGGGTCGTCTCCTGCTCGTACGCGGCCAGATAGTCGGCCGGGGAGCGCTCGCCGAGCAATGCCGTGGCGGCCTCGGTCAGAGCCGCGCTGTCGGGGACGTGCCAGCGGTCCAGATCGTGCCTGAAGATCTCGTGCTCGCGGCTCCAGTCGGCAAGCCAGGCGAGCCAGGCGGCGCCGGTACGTTTGGTGATGCCGAACGTGACATGGAGGCTCTTCCCCGAGCCGCTGCCGGTCCTGGTCGCCTGGTGCCAATGGCCTCGGGGGATGTGCATGACGTCACCGGTCCGCATCACTCCGGACCAGATGATCTCGTCGCTCGGGATGGTGTTGGGGTCGGAGTCCCGGTACATGGGGACCTTGCGGGAAGCCGCGCGCACCTCCCACTCCTTCTCGCCAGCCAGCTGCACGATCACGACGTCGTGGTCGTCCCAGTGCAGGGGGAAGCCGGCGGCGTCGTTCGTCGTCAGGTACGCGTTGACCTGCACACGCTCATGGGACCACCACTGCAACGCCCGGCACGCGGCCTCCATCGTCGGGTCGAAGACGTTGGCCTGGTCGAGGATGAGCGTCGCGCCTTCTCGCAGGAGGTTTCCGAGGCTTCCCATGTTGACCATGGGGATGCTCTGGCCCCGGGGGCTGACGCTGTCTGTGTAGTAGACAGCCGGGTGTACCTCCACACCCTTCTGGAAGCACCGGAACTGCGGGCGGTTCAGGCTCCTGCGCATGACGATGTCGAGCAGCCGGTTGGGGGTCAGGAGGCGGGAGAGGAGCGCGGGGTCGTCCAGACCGCCCCGCGCGAAACCCTTGCCCAGCTCCTCGGCCCCGCTCCATCCGAGTGCTGTCTCGATCGCGTTGATCAACCGATGTTCCATCGCTGTCCTTCCAGGATGTGGTCGCCTGATGTGGACACGGCTGGGGCCGGCACGGCCAGTCGTGCCGGCCCCAGCCGCTTGGTGCGCGCGTGCCTACTCGCTGTCGTGCAGGTTGCCGTCGCCGCCCGGCCACGGCGCGTCGCCGGAGCTTCCGGCGTTGTCGGACCGGAGGCTGTCGTACCGGTCGTGGACGGCGGTCAGCTCCTCGACCGCCATCAGCAGGCCGCTACGGGCCGAAGGCGGTGCCGTGCGCTCTTCCACCTCGTGCTCCTTCCTCTTCGGGTCTCCTGCCGGGGCTCCGGCGGGAGGTCAGGGCCGCCTCACGGCCGTGGGAGAGATTGATTTCCGTGAGGCGGCGGTCATTGGGCGGCCCAGTGAGCCGCAGCTCTGCGCCTACGGCCGCATGGACTGACCGCTCATCGGCAGAACGGCCGCGTCCTGACGCATGTTGGCCTCCAGGACGCGTTGATCCAGTTCGTACAGGCACGCGCGGCACGCGAAGAGAGCCGCGTGCATGCCGCTCGACCGGACGGGCCCGATCCACGTCACCTCGACGTCGTCACGGCCACACCACAGCCAGCACTCGCCATGCGTCTGCCACTCATGCCTGTCCCACAGCGCATAGGCCGTCGGCTCGCCGGTGACGGGGTCGATGTCGCGGCGGGTGGGGCGGAAGACCACATCGCGCTCCGGAGACAGAGCCGCCTGTACTGCGTGCCTCCCCATCAGGCGACCCTCATTGTCAGCGACTTGGGCTCGGCCCCATCCCGGTGCTTGGCCCACATCGCGAATAAGCCACGCGGTCCAGCGGCAGCCGTGCTCGTCTCCACCGCCATGGGCAGCGCCATCTCGGCCCATACCCGCTTACCGGCGCCGGCGGGCTCCCAGGCACAGCGCGCCGAGAGCAGTCGGACCAACGCCAAGCCGCGCCCGTTCTCGTCATCCGGTTGGGCACGCCCTGTCCGCGGAACCGACGGGTCGCCGTCCAGGACATCGATCAGCAAGCAACCGGGCCGGTTGAACAGGGTGACGGTGATCGGCCCTGCCCCGTGGACAACGGCGTTGGTGATGAGCTCCGAGGCGACGAGTCGGATGGCGTCGGCGATCTCCTCGTCCAGTGGCACACCCCATGCGCGTACCTTGTCGACGATCTCGCGCCGAGCCGGGGACACCTCGGATTCGATACCCGAGAGGACGAACCGATGGACGAGCGTGGGCATGGCGGACGCCTCCGAAGAGCTGGAGAGCGGCTCCATCCCCGACGGGGGGCACAGGAATGGAGCCGCCGATCTGAGGAACCGCTCCGCGAGCGTTCAACTGAACTCGCTCGCCGGCGGCTGATACTCAGTCAACGGCGCTACCCCTGCCCACCGGAACGTTTCTAGGGGGTTTCTCCTGGGGACGCCCTCCCCGTACTCGGACACGCGAAGTAGCCTTCCAACTACGTCTTGAGCGGACGACAGGAGTGATGACGTGCCTACCGAGCCGTTAGCAGTCCACCCGCTGGCCTTCCTCCTCCAGACGCGTGGATGGGGCAAGGGCGAGTTCGCCCGGCTCATGCAAGACCACGGGAGGAAGCTCGGGATCCCGCTCGCGACCAACCGGACGACTGTATGGAAGTGGGCACAGGGCCAGGAGCCGGACGCGGACGCCCAGCGCGTCCTCGCCGACCTGCTGGGCGTCCCGTACGAGCAGGCGCGTGCGGAGGGATGGCCCCGCTGGCTCCCCGTCTGGGAGGTGACCGGACTCACCGCTCCGTGGACAGAGGCCGGTACCGTCGAGGCATTGTCCGATCTTGTGGGGAGTGGACGGATGGACCGCAGAGGCTTCCTCACCATCACAGGAGCAGCCCTGACCGGTCTCGCGGCGAGTTGGGTGGACGCACCCTCCGCCATGGCTGCGGCACTCAACGGTGACCGGGTCACGGACACGATGGTCTCGACGATCGAGCAGCGCATCAGCACCCTCCGCACACTCGACGACCAGCTTGGCGGTGCTCGACTACTGGAACAGGCCCGAGGCGACCTGGCTCTGGTCACCGGTCTCCTCAGCGGTGGCCGCTACACCGACAAGGTCAGGCTCCGGCTGTACGCGCTGGCGGCCCGGGTGTCGCACCTGACCGGATGGATGGCCTACGACGCCGGCCTACGGTCCGCAGGGCAGCGCTACTACGTCGGAGCCCTGCGCAGCGCCCGCACCGCCGATGACGACGCGTTCGGCGCGTTCATCCTCGCGGAGATGGGCGTGCACGTCTCCGAGGCCGGGCGCACCGCTGAGCGTGTCGACCTCATCTCGACCGCCATCGACAACGCGCCACGCTCTCTGTCGCCCCGCACCCAGTCGTTCCTCTACCTGCACAAGGCAGAGGCGCTCTCACGCGACGGCGACCACCGCGAGGCAGGCACGGCACTCAACCGTGCCACCTCCCTCTGGGAGGGCCACGTGACGGACGAGAACCCTGACTGGCTCGACTGGTTCGGCGAGGCACAACTGAGATCGACCGAGGGGAAGGTCCTGTTGCGCTCGGGGCAGGTGGAACGCGCGACCAGTTCCCTGGAGACTTCCGTGACGCGAGCCGCCCCCCGGGACAAGGCGGTACGGTCCAGCCGTCTGGCTGAGGCGCGGCTCGCCGGCGGTGACCTGGAGGGTGCGTTGGACGCCGCGAACTACGGCGCCGAACTGCTGGAGGACAGTGTCAGCTCCATTCGGGCCCTGGACCGCCTCAAGGAGTTCTCCACACGGCTGGAGCCGCACAAGTCCGTACCTCCCGTTCGCGAGTTCCGCGAGCGCCTGCAGGAACTGTCCGTCGTCGTTTGATGCCGACCGTCCGACCGCCGGGGACGAGCCCGTCTCGGTGAAGAGGGCTGCAAGACTGCCAGGATGGCCGACATGACGACGATCTACGGTGAGGTGGCCCCCGGGTTCGAGCCGGTGCGGGCGGCGTTCATGGAGAACTTCACCCGGTACGGGGACCTCGGGGCGGCGGTGTGCGTGTACCGGAACGGCCGGCCGGTGGTGGACCTGTGGGGTGGCGTGGCCGACGCCGAAAGCGGTCGTCCCTGGACGCGGGACACGCTGCAACTGGTCTACTCGGCGACCAAGGGCGCAACCGCGACCGCAGCGCACATGCTGGTCGAGCGCGGAGCACTCGACCTGGACGCGCCTGTCGCGAAGTACTGGCCGGAGTTCGCCGCGAACGGCAAGGCGGACATCCCTGTGCGCTGGCTCCTGGCCCACCAGGCCGGCCTGGTCGCGCTGGATCAGCCGGTGCCGTTGGAGGAGGCGCTGGCCTGGCACCCGATGGCGGCGGCACTGGCCGCTCAACGCCCCCTCTGGACTCCGGGCACAGCGCACGGATACCACGGCCGGACCTGGGGATGGCTGGTCGGCGAGGTGATCCAACGGGTGTCCGGCCGCTCACCGGGCCGCTTCTTCGCCGACGAGATCGCGGCCCCACTGGGATTGGACTTCTTCATCGGCCTGCCCGCCGACGAACGCGACCGAGTCAGCCGCATGGTGTACCAAGGGCCGAACGTCGACCTCACCACCCTGCCCACCGAGTCGGTCCCCGAGGAACTCCGCGAGCAGGTCGCCGCTTGGCGGGACCCGAACTCATTCAGCAACAGGGCATACGCCGTCACCGACCCGCCCGAGATCGACTTCGACTCACCGGAGGTGCAGGCCGCGGAGCTCCCGGCCTCCAACGGCATCGGCACCGCACGCGCTCTTGCCCGCATGTACGCCGCGCTGATCGGCGAGGTGGACGGCGTGCGCCTGCTCTCCCCGGACGCCCTGGCGTCAGCGACCGAGGAGCAGGCCAGCGGGAAGGACCAGGTCATGCTGATCCCCAGCCGCTTCAGCGCCGGGTAC comes from Streptomyces sp. FXJ1.172 and encodes:
- a CDS encoding JmjC domain-containing protein, which codes for MEHRLINAIETALGWSGAEELGKGFARGGLDDPALLSRLLTPNRLLDIVMRRSLNRPQFRCFQKGVEVHPAVYYTDSVSPRGQSIPMVNMGSLGNLLREGATLILDQANVFDPTMEAACRALQWWSHERVQVNAYLTTNDAAGFPLHWDDHDVVIVQLAGEKEWEVRAASRKVPMYRDSDPNTIPSDEIIWSGVMRTGDVMHIPRGHWHQATRTGSGSGKSLHVTFGITKRTGAAWLAWLADWSREHEIFRHDLDRWHVPDSAALTEAATALLGERSPADYLAAYEQETTLPRHVPFLDILGPLDAVVCTTHFPPRIRESGETVDVLASGKRLTLAAKALPALRLLLSGRPVVLEQATAVAGAEVVEVAEILVKEELCAVLTPELSSGYTGLVTNAGS
- a CDS encoding ATP-binding protein, whose product is MPTLVHRFVLSGIESEVSPARREIVDKVRAWGVPLDEEIADAIRLVASELITNAVVHGAGPITVTLFNRPGCLLIDVLDGDPSVPRTGRAQPDDENGRGLALVRLLSARCAWEPAGAGKRVWAEMALPMAVETSTAAAGPRGLFAMWAKHRDGAEPKSLTMRVA
- a CDS encoding transcriptional regulator, coding for MPTEPLAVHPLAFLLQTRGWGKGEFARLMQDHGRKLGIPLATNRTTVWKWAQGQEPDADAQRVLADLLGVPYEQARAEGWPRWLPVWEVTGLTAPWTEAGTVEALSDLVGSGRMDRRGFLTITGAALTGLAASWVDAPSAMAAALNGDRVTDTMVSTIEQRISTLRTLDDQLGGARLLEQARGDLALVTGLLSGGRYTDKVRLRLYALAARVSHLTGWMAYDAGLRSAGQRYYVGALRSARTADDDAFGAFILAEMGVHVSEAGRTAERVDLISTAIDNAPRSLSPRTQSFLYLHKAEALSRDGDHREAGTALNRATSLWEGHVTDENPDWLDWFGEAQLRSTEGKVLLRSGQVERATSSLETSVTRAAPRDKAVRSSRLAEARLAGGDLEGALDAANYGAELLEDSVSSIRALDRLKEFSTRLEPHKSVPPVREFRERLQELSVVV
- a CDS encoding serine hydrolase domain-containing protein, which encodes MTTIYGEVAPGFEPVRAAFMENFTRYGDLGAAVCVYRNGRPVVDLWGGVADAESGRPWTRDTLQLVYSATKGATATAAHMLVERGALDLDAPVAKYWPEFAANGKADIPVRWLLAHQAGLVALDQPVPLEEALAWHPMAAALAAQRPLWTPGTAHGYHGRTWGWLVGEVIQRVSGRSPGRFFADEIAAPLGLDFFIGLPADERDRVSRMVYQGPNVDLTTLPTESVPEELREQVAAWRDPNSFSNRAYAVTDPPEIDFDSPEVQAAELPASNGIGTARALARMYAALIGEVDGVRLLSPDALASATEEQASGKDQVMLIPSRFSAGYMLPTESNPMIGPSSFGHTGRGGSLAFADPEHGVAFGYAMNNIIGGTDDARAASLVDAVRRSLV